ttatatatgaaaataatttataatcttatGGTTTTGAATGATAATTAGTTTTTTGCTAAACTTTCTAGGACTTTTGCAgttagtttttataaatcattatgtCTGATATTATTTGAATCATTTGGAAAATTATTCTAATTGGTTCTAAAATtacctttttatattttaattaaaataaattaaaaaaaaacggcGATGCAAAAGGCGATTCAGTGATCTAGGGTTTCGATGCTTCAAAGGGATTGGGATCCGGGGATTGGAGAGGTATTATCGGATCATTGGGATTCAGAGAGTCGATTTGGAGATGGGATTCTCCATGATCGGAATGTTGCAGATGGAAGATTGGATTTTCCTTCTGATTTTAGAACGGCTGGCTTGATCGAGGGTGAAACAATGATTGAGATTTGGATCTGGCGAAAACAAGGAAGTATGAAGTTTGGGTCCTTGATTTTTATTTCGATCATCTTTAAGACGAAATTGAATCAAGGAAGAGGTATATCCTTTCTTTCCTTTCGCTGGTTTTTTCAGAGATGTGGAGATATGGAGAAATTCTGCAAAGGGTTTCATATGGAAAGTTCGATGATATTTGTACAAGACAAGCGGGATTACCGAATAAGTTTGTGGTTAATGGGATTATTATGGGCATTTGATTTTGTTATCACGAATCAAATCAGAATTAGGGAAATTAAGGAAATTATTGGGATTTTGGTTCAGTATAAATGGACGAAAGGGTTCTTTCCTTGGATCATAGACCTTGCAACTTTCTCTCTTGCAATTGATAAAGTTCACagctttatttttcttcttttcgcTATGTCACAGAGTCAACTTTTGGGAAATGGGGGGGAGGTGAAGAACGGAGAAGGAGTTCGCAAACGTCTGAAGATATCAGTGGCCCACTTTGATAATTCGGCTCTCATCAAGAACTTTTCCAAGACCCTTCTCGGGAGATGTATGAATCCGGAGAAGCAGGAGATGCCGGCTCTAATTTCGAATCTCCCGAAGATATGGAAACTGGAAGAGAGGGTTGTTGGTacggatttggggtttgggaaGTTCCAGTTTGATTTCGAAACGGTGGAAGATATGGAAGGGGTTCTCAAGAATCAACCTTTTCATTTTGATTACTGGATGTTGGCTTTGGCGCGGTGGCAACCAAAAAAGTCCCTGCTCTATCCATCGGAAATACCTTTTTGGGTTCGAATCATTGGAGTCCCGGTGGAGTTCAAAACGGAAGCCACTTTTGAGAGCATTGGAGACGCCATAGGAAGAACGGTGACCGTAGATTTGGATCACTCTCGAGTGCAAGTGGTGGTTGATGCGTTTAAAGAATTGTGCTTTGAAACCACGATAGATTTCAATGGTGGGGAGTTCTATGATGGTGAGGAAGCTCCGGTATCACTGCGGTATGAGAAGCTGTTTGGATATTGTCAAGTGTGCGGGAGTCTTTGCCACAAGGACGACGTCTGTCCCCTAGATGTGAAGAACACTAAGAAGAGTCCAGAAAAGAAACGTGAGGGAAGAGAAGGTAATGGGGTTTGGCATGATGGAGCGAAGTACGATGATCGTGCAAGGAGTTATAAAGGTGTAGTCATTAATGGAAATGCGAATCAACAGCAAAAAGAAAGAGAGGGCCGTGAGTATTATGGCAAAGGTAAAGGCAAAATGGGGGAAGAAACCGATTCAAAATGGATGAAGGTGCCAGAGAGAGGAAATAAGAGAGCCAACAACAACCGTGGAACTTATAGAGGAGATGGGGAGGCTTCTCGATACAGACCTGCCAGGCGAGAGGACTCAAGGTCTGGTGTTCAGAGTGGGCATCTTCGACACTCTTCAGAACAGACTAAGCAACCGTTTCAACAAGAGGTTCGTGAGGAAGTTCGAGAGGAGGGTGAGATTAGGTCCGTTGCGGAGGCTCGCATAATGCCACCCTCTCAGGCGTTTCAAGTGGAACTGGCCAATACTCAGGCTGAGGGAACAACAGTCATCTCGGATCCTACTGACGTGGACCGTGGATTGGCAGAGGTACATGGTATGCAGGAGGATCAAGTTGACTTAGAAGATGAGGATGTGATGGACATGGATGAGATTAAGGCTCATCTACTTGAGAATGGGATTGATATGGATGCAGAGGATTTTTTAGAAGAGACAGCAGAGGAAGAAACTGAGGAAGTGATCAAGGAACAGGCAGAAGATAACAATGCTCATGTTACAGATGGGGGGACTGTGGAAGAGGAGCAAGGCCCGGTTGCTGGAAATGCGGAGAAGAAACCAGGACTACGTAA
This genomic stretch from Brassica napus cultivar Da-Ae chromosome C9, Da-Ae, whole genome shotgun sequence harbors:
- the LOC111198766 gene encoding uncharacterized protein LOC111198766, coding for MNPEKQEMPALISNLPKIWKLEERVVGTDLGFGKFQFDFETVEDMEGVLKNQPFHFDYWMLALARWQPKKSLLYPSEIPFWVRIIGVPVEFKTEATFESIGDAIGRTVTVDLDHSRVQVVVDAFKELCFETTIDFNGGEFYDGEEAPVSLRYEKLFGYCQVCGSLCHKDDVCPLDVKNTKKSPEKKREGREGNGVWHDGAKYDDRARSYKGVVINGNANQQQKEREGREYYGKGKGKMGEETDSKWMKVPERGNKRANNNRGTYRGDGEASRYRPARREDSRSGVQSGHLRHSSEQTKQPFQQEVREEVREEGEIRSVAEARIMPPSQAFQVELANTQAEGTTVISDPTDVDRGLAEVHGMQEDQVDLEDEDVMDMDEIKAHLLENGIDMDAEDFLEETAEEETEEVIKEQAEDNNAHVTDGGTVEEEQGPVAGNAEKKPGLRKRLFKASTGTAGSSKLRAFNALASPRKRAAAKPGVRPGDTIKQAESKGASNLKLGTQKI